CGACCGGCTGGGGCTTCCCCGGTTGGCCGCGTGACCTCAACTTTCCGAACCGCCGGATGCGGACCCGCTTGTCCGGTGGTGTGGCAGGGGAACTCCGAGGCTATTCCTCGGAGCCCCTATGCCGATTCGACTCACGACGAATCGCAGGGCGCGATTCATCGCATCCGGCCGGGGGACCACGTCATCGGGGCGAATGCGTTTGGCGGGCGCGCCGCGAATCGCCATGTCGCGGATCGCCTCGGCAACCTCTCCCTACGTCTCGCAACGCACGTCGCGCATCAAACCCGGCAGCACGCGCTGGTCGATCATCAGCACGGCGCCGTCCTTCCACTCGATCATCCGAACGGTCATGGCAAGCTCCGATCCGGTGAGTGCATTGATCAGGAAATCCGCCGGTTCGAAACCGCGACTGCCGTAAAATTGAGCGTTGATCCCAAAATGGGAGCGTGGTATCGTCATGTCATGCGCGTGATCGCCCGAAAGGCCCTGTCGGATTTCTGGAAGCGGCCCGGATGCGCGGACGCGGAAGGACCGCTGAGGGCCTGGTTTCGCGAGGTTCGCATCCGGGACTGGAACGGGCCCGCGGATGTGAAAGCGATCTTCCGCAGCGCGAGTTTTCTCGCGGAGAATCGAGTGGTGTTCAATATCGGCGGAAACAAGTACCGACTCGTCGTCGCCGTTCACTACGCCGCGCGAATCGTCTTCATCCGGTTCGTCGGAACGCACGCCGAATACGACCGGATCGACGCGAAGGAGATCTGAAATGGACGTCAAACCCATCCGCACCGAACGGGACCATCGCCGCGCCGTGCGTCGAATCGCCGAACTCATGTCCGCCCGGCCGCGCACACCGGAATTCGACGAACTGGAGGTGCTCGGCACGCTGGTGGATGCGTGGGAATCGCGCCATCACGCGATTGACCCTCCCGATCCGATCGATGCCATCCGATTCCGGATGGAGCAGATGGGGCTCGCGCGCAAGGATCTCGAAGCCTTTATCGGTTCGCGCGCCCGCGTTTCCGAAGTTCTGTCGCGTCGGCGTCCGTTGAGCCTTTCCATGATCCGCCGGCTTCACCGGGGCCTGGGAATTCCCGCCGAAGTCCTGATCGCGGACTAAGATATTTATCTTCGTCTTCCGCGCCGTAGGGGTGCGAATCATCTCATCCGGTCGGGAACCACGCCGTCGGGGCGCGAATCATCGCGTTCGTCCGGCTCGCCGACGTCACGAACGATTCGCGTGACAAAGCCCATGTTTAACCCGGCATGTTCGGTTTATGATCGTATTATTTGTGAATTTCGCGCCGCTTTGACCTAAGACGTCCGCAAAAACGGCTCGGCCGCCTCGCCGCGCGCGCGCCGGGTCTTTTCGATGTGCAGCCAGATCACGTTGACTGCGGCGGGGGTTACGCCGTTGGTGCGTTGCACCTGGCCGAGCGTCTCGGGCCGGATG
This is a stretch of genomic DNA from Deltaproteobacteria bacterium. It encodes these proteins:
- a CDS encoding type II toxin-antitoxin system HigB family toxin, giving the protein MRVIARKALSDFWKRPGCADAEGPLRAWFREVRIRDWNGPADVKAIFRSASFLAENRVVFNIGGNKYRLVVAVHYAARIVFIRFVGTHAEYDRIDAKEI
- a CDS encoding DNA-binding protein, producing the protein MDVKPIRTERDHRRAVRRIAELMSARPRTPEFDELEVLGTLVDAWESRHHAIDPPDPIDAIRFRMEQMGLARKDLEAFIGSRARVSEVLSRRRPLSLSMIRRLHRGLGIPAEVLIAD